The Bradyrhizobium barranii subsp. barranii genome segment GCGACGTTCTACATGCATGTTGCCGGGCACGGGGACCCGGTCAAGCTCGCCGCTGCGATCCACGATGCACTTGCCGAAAGCAAGACTCCATTGACCGTCGCAGCGCCGGCGAGCCCGCCGCCGGCCGTGGACCTCGACACCGCGAAGCTCGACCAGATTATCGGCAGCAAGGGACAGGCCAACGGAGGCGTCTACCAATTCAACGTGAAGCGACGTGATCCGATCACGCAAGACGGCATGCCATTGACCCCCGTCGCTCCAATGGGCGTTGCGATCGGTATCAACTTCCAGCCGACCGGGGGCGGGAAGGCGGCCATCACGGGCGACTTCGTGCTGACGGGCAACGAGGTCAACCCTGTCATTTTGGCGCTGCGCACGCACGGCATCGAGGTGACCGCGCTGCATAGCCACATGCTGGATGAGCAGCCGCGACTTTTCTTCATGCACTTCTGGGCGAACGACGACGCCGTCAAGCTCGCCGAAGGCTTGCGCGCGGCCTTGGACAAGACTGCCAGCACGAAGAGTTGAGCCAAAGATCGAGAGAAGGAGACGCCCGATGCGTTACGAAGCCAAGCCGATGCCGTTCGATCCGAAATCGATCAGCGGCATCTCCGAAAAGGTTCTTATCAGCCACTACGAGAACAACTACGGCGGAGCCGTGAAGCGGCTCAACGCGATTGGCGCGCAGCTCGCAGAGCTCGATTTCGCCAAGGCGCCGAACTTTCTCATCAACGGCCTGAAGCGCGAGGAGTTGATCGCAACGAACTCGATGATCCTGCACGAGATCTACTTCGACGGTCTTGGTGGATCTGAGCGGCCGAGCGGCGCTCTCGCCGATGCGATTGCGCGCGACTTTGGCAGCATCGAGCGCTGGCGTACGGAATTCGCAGCCATGGGCAAGGCCGAAGGCGGCGGCTCGGGGTGGGTGATCCTTGCCTATTCACCCCGTGACGGGCGGCTCATCAATCAATGGGCCGCAGATCATACCACAACGCTCGCCGGCGGTCGGCCGGTGCTGGTGCTCGACATGTATGAGCACGCCTATCACATGGATTTCGGCGCTGCCGCCGCCCGCTATGTCGACGTCTACATGGAGGCCATTCGCTGGGAGAACGCCGCCAAATTGTACGATCGATACGCCGGGGAATCCTGAAAGAGGCGGGAGGGGGGTAGGACGCCGAGGTATTGCCAAACGAGTGATCGACTGCGGACCCGCGACCTCCCCATCAGATGGATATGCATCCAAGTGCTCGCCTGCATTGTTCTTGGGGAGACGACCCATGGATGGACCTGTCTTCGCTCTCTTCGCATTTGCCGCGCTCGCGGGCGGCTTCGTCAGCGGCTTTTCCGGATTCGCCATGGGCCTCGTGGTGTCGGGCGTATGGCTGCACATCATCACGCCGATGCAGACCGCTACCTTGATCGCAGGCTACGGCTTGCTCACGCAGGGTTACGGCATCTTCAAGCTGCGACATGTCCTCGACCTTCGGCAGGCTTGGCCGCTCGCGCTCGGAACTGTCATCGGCATCCCGATCGGCGTCAGCATTCTCGCTTACCTGAACCCCAGCTACCTCCGATTTGGTGTGGGGCTCCTGCTGGTGCTCTACGCAATCTATGGCCTGACGAAGCCCGTATTCGCTCCGGTAAAGATCGGAGTCGGAGCCGATATCGCCATTGGCGTCTCCAACGGCTTGCTTGGCGGCCTGACTGGGCTCGGCGGCGTGATCTCGACGATTTCCTGCCAATGGCGCGGCTGGCCCAAGGACGTGCAGCGCGCGGTGTTTCAGCCAGTGCTGTTCGTGGCGTTCGTTGCACGCTGATGCTATACGCATTGGGCGTTCCCTTCATGGTCGCGGGCCTTTGGTCCGGCTTCAAATTGTTCGGCAAGATCAACGATGAGACCTTTCGCAGGACCGTGCTGGCGCTTCTGCTGCTCGCGGGATTGTCGCTGATCGCATCGGTGCTGTCGTTCGGACTGCGTTGATATCAGCCGAATCCCCGGCGGCTTACCACCTCGGACTATTCTCCGCGGACGAGAAAATCGCCGGAAAGAGGCCTATCGCCGCCTTGCTGCTTTTGGTGTCCCGGTGACGGATTTAAGCAGGCGCAGGTCGCTCGACGCCTCCGCGAGCAGCCAGTCACGAAATGTCGCAATCTTCGGAAGTGACGCGGTCGCCTTGGGGCAGACGATCCAATAGCTCTTCGACAATGGCACCGACTCCGGGAAGGGCAGCGCCAGCCGTCCATTGATCAGGTCCCAGGCGCCTAATGTCGTGCGGGCCAGGGCGATGCCCTGGCCGTTGATTGCGGCATCGATGACCATGCTGGCACGATTGAGCACCGGACCATGCGTGACATCAGCGTCGTCAATGCCGACGCCACGTAGCCAATTTGCCCAGTCGGATCTGCTGTCGAGGTGGATCAGGGGAAATCTCAGGATATCCGCGACCCCGCCGATGCGGCGGCGTCCCGACAGCAGCTTGGGACTGCACACGGCGAAGAGCCGTTCCGTGCAGAGCCTTGTGGCATCGAGGCCCGGCCAGTTTCCATCGCCATGGCGGACCGCAAGATCGACCTCCTCACGCGCAAAATCGACGTGATGCATCGTTGCCGAGACGCGGAGATCGATTCCCGAATGCGCTTCCGCGAAATGGCCCAGTCGGTGCACCAGCCATTTGGCGGCAAAATCCGGGGAGGTGCTGACCGTGAGCACGCCTGCGTTCTGTCGCTGCAACAGCCGCTCCGTACCCGCGGCAATTCGGTCCAGCGCATCGCGTATCACCGCGAGATAGTCGCGGCCCGCTTCCGTGATGATCAGGCGCTGGCGCTCGCGGCTGAACAGCTTGATGGCGAGCTCCGTTTCCAACGCCTTGACCTGATGGCTCACCGCACCTTGCGTGACGCACAGCTCTTCGGCGGCCCGCGTGAAGCTCTCGTGGCGGGCTGCGGCTTCGAAGGCCTTTAGTGC includes the following:
- a CDS encoding DUF1259 domain-containing protein, translating into MRNTLFAFIGLGACLLGSVSTAQAQDIDWQKVDETLGRKPAVSDDVHRYGFPRSDLSVTLDGVTIKPALALGGWVAFKPGHGGAMVMGDLVLLETEINPVMAKMIANGLEITAIHNHLLRASPATFYMHVAGHGDPVKLAAAIHDALAESKTPLTVAAPASPPPAVDLDTAKLDQIIGSKGQANGGVYQFNVKRRDPITQDGMPLTPVAPMGVAIGINFQPTGGGKAAITGDFVLTGNEVNPVILALRTHGIEVTALHSHMLDEQPRLFFMHFWANDDAVKLAEGLRAALDKTASTKS
- a CDS encoding superoxide dismutase; this encodes MRYEAKPMPFDPKSISGISEKVLISHYENNYGGAVKRLNAIGAQLAELDFAKAPNFLINGLKREELIATNSMILHEIYFDGLGGSERPSGALADAIARDFGSIERWRTEFAAMGKAEGGGSGWVILAYSPRDGRLINQWAADHTTTLAGGRPVLVLDMYEHAYHMDFGAAAARYVDVYMEAIRWENAAKLYDRYAGES
- a CDS encoding sulfite exporter TauE/SafE family protein, which produces MDGPVFALFAFAALAGGFVSGFSGFAMGLVVSGVWLHIITPMQTATLIAGYGLLTQGYGIFKLRHVLDLRQAWPLALGTVIGIPIGVSILAYLNPSYLRFGVGLLLVLYAIYGLTKPVFAPVKIGVGADIAIGVSNGLLGGLTGLGGVISTISCQWRGWPKDVQRAVFQPVLFVAFVAR
- a CDS encoding transcriptional regulator GcvA, whose amino-acid sequence is MRPRLPPLNALKAFEAAARHESFTRAAEELCVTQGAVSHQVKALETELAIKLFSRERQRLIITEAGRDYLAVIRDALDRIAAGTERLLQRQNAGVLTVSTSPDFAAKWLVHRLGHFAEAHSGIDLRVSATMHHVDFAREEVDLAVRHGDGNWPGLDATRLCTERLFAVCSPKLLSGRRRIGGVADILRFPLIHLDSRSDWANWLRGVGIDDADVTHGPVLNRASMVIDAAINGQGIALARTTLGAWDLINGRLALPFPESVPLSKSYWIVCPKATASLPKIATFRDWLLAEASSDLRLLKSVTGTPKAARRR